In one window of Henckelia pumila isolate YLH828 chromosome 1, ASM3356847v2, whole genome shotgun sequence DNA:
- the LOC140874293 gene encoding uncharacterized protein: MLEGPIPEFLGNLASVLELHLSYNKLDGRIPDSLGNLVSLSSMDLDDNKLDGGIPDSLGNLRSLSYLDLAANILEGFEILACPCNQFLHQEPGTSQEAEQFACTRFKAEYPIFQKEDIKKALGEL; this comes from the exons ATGCTTGAGG GTCCGATTCCAGAATTTTTGGGAAATCTAGCATCTGTTCTGGAGCTCCATCTCTCCTACAACAAGCTAGATGGCAGGATTCCCGACTCTTTAGGAAATTTGGTGTCCCTTTCCTCTATGGATCTCGACGATAACAAGCTGGATGGTGGGATTCCTGATTCTTTGGGGAATTTAAGGTCTCTTTCTTATCTCGATCTCGCCGCTAACATTCTTGAAG GTTTTGAGATATTGGCTTGCCCTTGTAATCAATTCTTGCATCAAGAACCGGGAACAAGCCAAGAAGCAGAACAATTTGCTTGCACCAGATTCAAGGCCGAATACCCTATCTTTCAGAAG GAAGATATAAAGAAAGCACTGGGAGAACTTTAA
- the LOC140875530 gene encoding CASP-like protein 3A1 translates to MARNGSREGVDVVIETRADGGRRNGGQEVAGYGKADVMHALIRLLCASTSLTGVLVMMTAKLQASTISRGYDSQWFLVGMCGVVAIHSFCQMCIKLGGMLSKPPIIPSRKNGWTLFAADLVNALALTSAGLNASRLLPDFCQPLHSFCDLVYVALVLTFISCSFLYVSVVFDVVWLASEH, encoded by the exons ATGGCGAGGAATGGGTCCAGAGAAGGGGTGGATGTGGTCATTGAGACGAGGGCGGATGGTGGGCGGAGGAACGGCGGCCAGGAGGTGGCTGGGTACGGGAAAGCTGACGTCATGCATGCGTTGATCCGATTGTTGTGTGCGTCGACAAGCTTAACAGGCGTGTTAGTGATGATGACAGCGAAGCTGCAGGCTTCCACCATTTCCCGCGGTTATGACTCCCAATG GTTTCTGGTCGGAATGTGTGGCGTGGTGGCAATTCATTCATTTTGTCAAATGTGCATAAAATTGGGGGGAATGTTGAGCAAACCTCCCATCATTCCTTCTAGGAAAAATGGATGGACCCTTTTTGCTGCAGATCTG GTAAATGCACTCGCTTTGACGAGTGCAGGATTAAATGCATCACGTCTCCTTCCGGATTTCTGCCAGCCCTTGCATTCTTTCTGTGATCTTGTCTATGTGGCCCTAGTCTTGACCTTCATAAGCTGTTCATTTCTGTATGTTTCTGTTGTTTTTGATGTTGTGTGGCTAGCATCCGAGCACTGA
- the LOC140876342 gene encoding CASP-like protein 3A1 → MTRNNNGSRNGVDVVIELTETRADGGPRNGGQEVAGYRKSDVMHVLIRWLCMLTSMGGMLVMITAKQASTISLYGFDIPVDSQWSFSDSFEYLVGVCGVVAFHSLVQLVGKLRGMLSKPPIIPSRNQAWLIFAADQMFAYAMMSAGSAASGVTNLNRTGIRHSDLPDFCKPLHSFCDHVAVAIALTFLSCFLLAVSVVLDVAWLSEH, encoded by the exons ATGACGAGGAATAATAATGGGTCCAGAAACGGGGTGGATGTGGTAATTGAGCTGACGGAGACGAGGGCGGACGGTGGGCCGAGGAACGGCGGTCAGGAGGTGGCTGGGTACCGGAAATCTGACGTCATGCATGTGTTGATCCGGTGGTTGTGTATGTTGACAAGCATGGGAGGCATGTTGGTGATGATCACAGCCAAGCAGGCTTCCACCATTTCCCTTTACGGCTTCGACATCCCCGTCGATTCCCAGTGGTCTTTCTCCGACTCCTTCGA GTATCTGGTGGGAGTATGTGGCGTGGTGGCATTTCATTCATTGGTTCAATTGGTCGGAAAATTGCGGGGAATGTTGAGCAAACCTCCCATCATTCCTTCTAGGAATCAGGCATGGCTCATTTTTGCTGCAGATCAG ATGTTTGCATATGCTATGATGAGTGCAGGATCAGCTGCATCAGGCGTGACGAACTTGAACCGAACAGGGATCCGTCATTCGGACCTTCCGGATTTCTGCAAGCCCTTGCATTCTTTCTGTGATCATGTTGCTGTGGCCATAGCCTTGACGTTTTTAAGCTGCTTCTTGCTTGCTGTTTCTGTGGTTCTTGATGTTGCGTGGCTATCGGAGCACTGA
- the LOC140875614 gene encoding GATA transcription factor 9-like: MDNFFKDYPKFSSANDETVTKFNYNNGFNFRVDDMLDFPKEEFDSCHTSTITAVDSCNSSLSGGVDEQFNDDVRMNESQFSENELCVPYDDLAELEWLSNFVEESYSTDDLHLFIPITAVAEKSSASESCSTANSTQNSPPPIFPNDVVIPAKARSKRSRAVPCDWSTRLLRISPPSRPQTAPSSRREPSGKKCLHCASDKTPQWRAGPMGPKTLCNACGVRFKSGRLVPEYRPASSPTFLSSKHSNSHRKVLELRRQKHPQSVENLSDGCDDLLIAPRVTIDGPDTGLLI, from the exons ATGGATAATTTCTTCAAAGATTACCCAAAATTTTCTTCGGCGAACGATGAAACAGTCACTAAGTTCAACTATAATAATGGCTTCAATTTCAGGGTGGATGATATGCTGGATTTTCCAAAGGAGGAGTTCGATTCCTGCCACACCTCCACCATTACGGCGGTTGACAGCTGTAACTCGTCGCTTTCCGGCGGCGTCGACGAACAGTTTAACGACGACGTTAGAATGAACGAGTCTCAGTTCTCTGAAAATGAACTGTGTGTACCG TATGATGATTTAGCGGAGCTTGAATGGCTCTCGAATTTCGTGGAGGAATCATACTCAACCGACGATCTCCACCTATTCATCCCTATCACCGCCGTCGCCGAGAAGAGCTCCGCCTCGGAAAGCTGTTCCACCGCCAATTCCACGCAGAACTCGCCGCCCCCAATCTTCCCCAACGACGTCGTAATCCCCGCCAAAGCACGCAGCAAACGTTCGCGAGCCGTACCCTGCGACTGGTCCACTCGCCTCCTCCGTATCTCGCCGCCTTCGAGACCCCAAACGGCGCCGTCGAGCAGAAGGGAACCCTCCGGCAAAAAATGCCTCCACTGCGCGTCCGACAAGACCCCGCAGTGGAGAGcaggcccaatgggcccaaaaacttTGTGCAACGCATGTGGAGTGAGATTCAAGTCGGGTCGTCTCGTACCCGAATACCGACCCGCTTCCAGCCCGACCTTTCTTTCCTCCAAGCATTCGAATTCGCACCGCAAAGTTTTGGAGCTCCGAAGACAAAAACACCCTCAATCAGTAGAAAACCTATCCGACGGTTGTGATGATTTGTTGATTGCTCCTCGTGTCACCATCGACGGCCCAGATACAGGGCTCTTGATCTAA